The stretch of DNA GAAAAAACATGGCAAAAGGATACAATCGACCCCGACAAAGCAAGGGTGTTGGCGGAGGTGGGATGATGACACAATTTCAGCAGATGCAGGAGCAGATGGCACAAGCCCAGGCTGAATTGGCTGATGAAACCGTCACTGCGACCGTTGGCGGCGGCGCGATTCGTGTGACCATGACCGGCGATCAGGTGTGTAAATCGGTGGAAATCCTGCCGGATCTGCTGGAAGACATCGATGCCGAGATGCTTCAGGATTTGATCACCAGTGGTGTAAATGCAGCCTTAGACCAATCCCGAGAGCTCGCCAGCCAGAAAATGAGCCCCTTCACCAATATGTTGGGCGGATTGGGTTTGGGTTAGTAGGTTACTGTTTATGCATCGATTACCCGAACCTGTCCAGAATTTAATTGATGCCTTTGCTCGCTTGCCCGGAATCGGCCCAAAGACAGCTTCTAGGCTCACCTTTTTCCTGTTACGCGCGCCCGAAGATCTGGCTACATCCCTGTCTCAGGCTTTATTAGGAATTAAAAAAGATACAAAGCTATGCGAAGTTTGCTTTAATATCACCCTAAAAGACCGGCCAACCTGTGAGATTTGCAACAGCCCGCTTCGGGATGCCCAGACTTTGTGCATCGTTGAAGAACCCCTGGATGTTTTGGCGATCGAAAAAACTGCTGGATACAACGGTCTTTACCATGTCTTACACGGTGTGCTTTCGCCTATCGAAGGGATCGGCCCGGAGGATCTCAAAATCAAAGAATTACTGATTCGGCTGGAATCTCAAGATTTTAAAGAGGTTATCCTGGCTACAAACCCGAGCATGGAGGGTGATGCGACCGCCATGTATCTGCATGAGCGCATTGCACCTCTCAACATCCGGGTGACGCGGCTGGCTCGTGGGTTGCCCGTCGGTGGGGACCTGGAATACGCGGATCAGAATACGCTCCTGCGAGCATTGGCTGGCCGGGAGCGGCTGGAATGAGATCCACGAACTTGATCAGCAAATTACCTGCTTTTTCGAATCAAAATATTAATTAAAACCATAAATATCCTGTGATTTTTTGATTGCGGTTTCTATTTCCCCAAGCGATTTTTTCCTCGATTGAGTCAGAAAATGGCAGAAACTCAGGTACTGAATGATTTGGCATTCGCCAACCCGTTCGCCTTCCCAACCCCCTGCCAAATATCGTATAATTTATAGGTTATTATCATTACAGCATGTCAGGAGTCCTTTATGTCAGTAAAACCCACAGGGGCGGAGATAAGGCAAAGTTTCATTGATTTTTTTGTCGAACGGAGCCATACTTTTGTCCCATCATCCTCCTTGGTCCCCGGGGGAGACTCAACCTTGCTGTTTACTAATGCTGGCATGGTTCAATTTAAAGATGTCTTCCTCGGCACAGATCAACGGCCGTATACTCGCGCAGTCAACTCACAGAAATGTCTGCGGGTATCCGGAAAACACAATGATCTTGAGCAGGTGGGACGGGACAATACGCACCACACCTTTTTTGAAATGCTGGGAAACTGGTCCTTTGGCGATTATTATAAAAAAGAGGCTATCGCCTGGGCCTGGGAATTGCTGACGGAAGTCTGGAAACTCCCTAAAGAGAAATTGTGGGCTTCCTACTTCAAAGACGAACTGGGAATCATCCCGGAAGATCGAGAAGCTGCAGAAATCTGGCTTAAACAACCCGGTTTTAATCCTGATCACCTTCTGCCTTTTGGCCGGAAAGAGAATTTCTGGGAAATGGCTGATACCGGGCCCTGCGGACCGGACTCCGAAATTCACTTCGACCGCGGCCCTGAGTTCTGTGAATTT from Brevefilum fermentans encodes:
- a CDS encoding YbaB/EbfC family nucleoid-associated protein, with the protein product MAKGYNRPRQSKGVGGGGMMTQFQQMQEQMAQAQAELADETVTATVGGGAIRVTMTGDQVCKSVEILPDLLEDIDAEMLQDLITSGVNAALDQSRELASQKMSPFTNMLGGLGLG
- the recR gene encoding recombination mediator RecR is translated as MHRLPEPVQNLIDAFARLPGIGPKTASRLTFFLLRAPEDLATSLSQALLGIKKDTKLCEVCFNITLKDRPTCEICNSPLRDAQTLCIVEEPLDVLAIEKTAGYNGLYHVLHGVLSPIEGIGPEDLKIKELLIRLESQDFKEVILATNPSMEGDATAMYLHERIAPLNIRVTRLARGLPVGGDLEYADQNTLLRALAGRERLE